In Providencia alcalifaciens, the sequence TGGGATTATTGACGTTGTATCCTATTCTTTCCGTGCTGTATCACGCGTTTGGGCAAGTGGATTATATCGATGACAGCTACCATTTTATTGGTTGGTCGAATTTCTCTGAATTGTTCGATGACTTTTTCTTTCTGGCTGCGATTAAAAATACCTTCGTGTTTACCCTCGTGGCCTCCATCGCCCAAGTTCTCTTAGGGCTGTGGCTAGCTCTGCTGTTTAATCGTCAATTTACTGGGCGTAAATTTGCGTTACCCATCATTATCTACCCAATGATGCTTTCTACGCTGGTGTGTTCCTCGATTTGGCGCTCTTGGTATAACTACGATTTTGGATTCTTAAATAGCCTGTTGGTGGCTATCGGTTTACCTGCTCAAGAGTGGTTATTCAATCCTGACTTAGCTTTGTACGCCATTGCCTTGGTGGATACATGGCAATGGACGCCAATGGCATTTCTGATCATTCTGGCGGGCTTGCAGTCCATTCCTAAAGATATTGGTGAAGCGGCGATGGTGGATGGCGCAAAAGGCTGGAAATCCTTTGTCTACATCACGCTTCCACTGATTAAGAAGCAACTGATGTTGGCATTTTTATTGCGCTCTATCGATACCTTTAAGTTATTCGACAAAGTGTATGTGATGACGGGAGGCGGCCCAGGAAATTCAACCGAGACATTATCCATGTTTGTCTATAAATACGGTTTCCGCTTCTTTGATTTAGGCATGGCGAGTGCGGCGGCGTTAGTGATGTTGGTGATTTCCTTGCTGATGACATTGATTTATGCCCGCAACGTAATGAAAGGACGCCTATCATGAAAGCCAAAATACACACATTGTTGGTTTGGTTGGCGGTGTTGATCATGACGCTGCCAATTATTTGGATGTTCGGCACGGCGTTTAAATCCCCGTCAGAGATTATGCAATCGGGGGCGCAATTACTGCCAAGCCAATTGAGCTTATCCGCGTTTGAAAAGCTATTTGAAGGGGATTTGCTGCGCTTAGTGGGCAATACGGTTTTAGTCTCGGTGGGGGCAACAGCGGTTTCAGTGGTGCTCGCGTTCTTTTGTGCTTACGCCTTAGTGCGTTATCGCTTCCCCGCTAAGCTCGATAACGTGTTTTTGCTCGGTGTATTGATTATCAAAATGATGCCGCCAATTGTGATTGCCATTCCGCTCTATTCCTTGATGAACCACGTCGGGTTACTGAATACCCGCATTGGGCTGATTTTGTCTTATCAGGTGTATACCTTGCCGTTTTGTATCTGGATGCTGCTCGGTTTTATTCGCGATATTCCATTAGAAATTGAAGAGGCAGGGGCGATGGATGGAGCGAATTTATTGCGTCGTTTGGCCTATATCGTCTTTCCTCTGTGTGCGCCGGGGTTAGTCGCGACGGCGATTTTTTCCATGATCCTCGGCTGGAATGAGTTTTTATTCTCGCTGTTATTTATTCATACGCCAGACAAATTCACCATCCCATTATTTATCTCCAACTTTATGACTGAAGACGGTACCGCGTGGGGGGAAATGATGGCGATAGGGATTGTTTCTTCACTGCCGATGCTGGCACTGGCGGGCTATATGCAGCGCTACTTATTACGTGGTTTCTCGATGGGATTGAAATAATAGGCACTTATCATGAAAAAACTCGAACTGATTAACATGGGTAAAAGCTACGCAGGGCACTGCGTGATCCCTCAAGTGGATTTAACCATCGACAATGGCGAATTTGTGGTGTTTGTTGGTCCTTCTGGCTGTGGGAAATCCACGTTGCTACGTATGATTGCAGGGCTTGAATCCATCACTGAGGGGGAGCTGAAACTCAATGGTCAACCTCTAAATGATGTGCATCCCTCACTGCGACAAGTGGCAATGGTGTTCCAATCCTATGCCCTATATCCCCACATGAGCGTGGAAAAAAATATGGGATTCCCGCTGAAGATGGCGGGAATGAGTGCGCGAGAAATTACCCAAAAAGTACGGGAAACCGCAGAGAATTTACAATTAACCCATTTGCTTGACAGACTTCCATCGGCACTCTCTGGTGGGCAGCGTCAACGGGTGGCGATTGGTCGCGCGATTGTGCGTGACCCTGAGTTATTTTTGTTTGATGAACCGCTGTCTAACCTTGATGCCAAATTACGCGGCGAGATGCGTATTTACTTGAAGCAACTTCATCAAAATTTGAAAGCCACCATGATTTACGTGACTCACGACCAAGTTGAAGCGATGACTTTGGCTGACCGTATTGTGGTTTTAAATCAAGGGTGTATTGAGCAAGTTGGCACGCCTGAAACGTTGTACCAGCAGCCAGCCAATAAATTTGTGGCGTCATTTATTGGGTCACCAGTGATGAACTTTCTCGCGCCGCAAATGTTTGACTCAATCGATATTCCACGACCCACAGAAGCGGAGTGTGTGGGCGTTCGCCCTAATCAAGTGATGGTGGATAGCCAAAACCCAGATGCCTTTATGCCTATCACAGTGGTGGAGCCTCTTGGGCATTCTCGGCTCTACTATGGTGTATTACAAGGGCAGCATTTTGTGGTGGAGAGTGACCAGATTTATGGTGTGGGGGATAGGCTGCCAATAAGCTTATCGCGTTCGACGCTGCATTTTTTTGATGGGCAGGAACAACGGATTGAGATGGCTAAGACAAGGACAAACCATGCAGCCTAGTTTTCAAGTTACGGTAGTGGGAACGGGGGATGCTTATGATAGTGAGCGCACCAATGCTAGCATTCTTGTGAAAGAATCAGATTACCAATTGCTGGTGGATTGTGGCCCGACGGTGCCTCAAGCACTGTTTGGACAAATGCATGTGGAAGAATTGGATGCTATCTATTTGACCCACACTCATCCTGATCACTGTCTTGGGCTGACCACATTACTCAATTGGATGGATTCGTACCGACGCCAGCGCCCACTGACAATTATTGCTCAGCGAGAACAATGGGCGCTATTGGCGCCGCTTCTTGCCTTTGCCCATTGGCCAAAAGCGCAATTAGGTTTTGAGATCATCCAAAAAAAGAGTGAAGAGATTCAATGTATTGGTAATTGGAAAGTGACGACGGCGTTAACCCAACATTCAGTAAGTAATCGCAGTTTACACCTAACGGCGAATTCGGGGCGTAGCCTGTTTTATTCAGGGGATGGTGAGATTTCACCCCAAGGGGAGCAATTGGCACGGCAAAGCGATTGGGTGTTTTTGGAGTGTGAAACCCTCGATATTCATCCAAGTCACGGCTCTTGGGCGTCACTCCAGCAACGGCTGAAATCGTTATCGCCTAAACCGAATAGCCAATGGCGGCTTTATCATATTGAACCACGTTACCGAGATAGCCTACGTCAACAGATTGCCGAATATCGGTTTCTTCAGTTGGCTCAGCAGGGGGAATACTTATCATGATGCAAAATCGAAAAGTGACGGCATCGGATGTGGCGGAAGTGGCGGGCGTTT encodes:
- a CDS encoding carbohydrate ABC transporter permease, yielding MLFENRKQLFWLLLPALILLGLLTLYPILSVLYHAFGQVDYIDDSYHFIGWSNFSELFDDFFFLAAIKNTFVFTLVASIAQVLLGLWLALLFNRQFTGRKFALPIIIYPMMLSTLVCSSIWRSWYNYDFGFLNSLLVAIGLPAQEWLFNPDLALYAIALVDTWQWTPMAFLIILAGLQSIPKDIGEAAMVDGAKGWKSFVYITLPLIKKQLMLAFLLRSIDTFKLFDKVYVMTGGGPGNSTETLSMFVYKYGFRFFDLGMASAAALVMLVISLLMTLIYARNVMKGRLS
- a CDS encoding carbohydrate ABC transporter permease; protein product: MKAKIHTLLVWLAVLIMTLPIIWMFGTAFKSPSEIMQSGAQLLPSQLSLSAFEKLFEGDLLRLVGNTVLVSVGATAVSVVLAFFCAYALVRYRFPAKLDNVFLLGVLIIKMMPPIVIAIPLYSLMNHVGLLNTRIGLILSYQVYTLPFCIWMLLGFIRDIPLEIEEAGAMDGANLLRRLAYIVFPLCAPGLVATAIFSMILGWNEFLFSLLFIHTPDKFTIPLFISNFMTEDGTAWGEMMAIGIVSSLPMLALAGYMQRYLLRGFSMGLK
- a CDS encoding ABC transporter ATP-binding protein, whose translation is MKKLELINMGKSYAGHCVIPQVDLTIDNGEFVVFVGPSGCGKSTLLRMIAGLESITEGELKLNGQPLNDVHPSLRQVAMVFQSYALYPHMSVEKNMGFPLKMAGMSAREITQKVRETAENLQLTHLLDRLPSALSGGQRQRVAIGRAIVRDPELFLFDEPLSNLDAKLRGEMRIYLKQLHQNLKATMIYVTHDQVEAMTLADRIVVLNQGCIEQVGTPETLYQQPANKFVASFIGSPVMNFLAPQMFDSIDIPRPTEAECVGVRPNQVMVDSQNPDAFMPITVVEPLGHSRLYYGVLQGQHFVVESDQIYGVGDRLPISLSRSTLHFFDGQEQRIEMAKTRTNHAA
- a CDS encoding ribonuclease Z, which gives rise to MQPSFQVTVVGTGDAYDSERTNASILVKESDYQLLVDCGPTVPQALFGQMHVEELDAIYLTHTHPDHCLGLTTLLNWMDSYRRQRPLTIIAQREQWALLAPLLAFAHWPKAQLGFEIIQKKSEEIQCIGNWKVTTALTQHSVSNRSLHLTANSGRSLFYSGDGEISPQGEQLARQSDWVFLECETLDIHPSHGSWASLQQRLKSLSPKPNSQWRLYHIEPRYRDSLRQQIAEYRFLQLAQQGEYLS